In a genomic window of Saccharothrix sp. HUAS TT1:
- a CDS encoding aspartate aminotransferase family protein produces MGDPLNAREDAAEALGMVARAAGPYLDALPHLPVRDATHAHLLDDLDGPLPESGDGTVAAIADLLRIGTRAATHSSGPRFFHFVVGGATPAAQAADWVTSLLDQAGGLWLASPFAARAETVVLRWLKELFGLPPSYGGVLTPSATMANLTGLACARHWWAGRHGVDVTADGLAGLPRLPVFSSGYVHPSSRKALQLLGLGRDSVRVLARDEAGRLDVGALDRELASSGPAVLIGTAGEVNGGDHDPLDELADLAERHGAWLHVDGAFGLFAALSPRTAGLVRGVERADSVAADGHKWLNVPYESGMAFVRDRSVLGRAFGGWNAPYLPEPDDEFVNYNNLGPESARRARALPIWATLRAYGRDGHRAMVERHQDLALRLGRRIAEAPDLELLAPVTLFVVCFRFHPPGVPAEDLDALNRRLGEELIEDARVYAGTTVYRGVVALRPAIVNWRTTEEDVDLLASVVRELGARLLRAT; encoded by the coding sequence ATGGGTGACCCGCTGAACGCGAGAGAGGACGCCGCCGAGGCGTTGGGCATGGTCGCGCGCGCCGCGGGGCCCTACCTCGACGCGCTGCCGCACCTGCCGGTGCGCGACGCCACGCACGCCCACCTGCTCGACGACCTGGACGGCCCGCTGCCGGAGTCCGGCGACGGCACCGTCGCCGCCATCGCGGACCTGCTGCGGATCGGCACCCGGGCGGCCACGCACTCGTCCGGGCCGCGGTTCTTCCACTTCGTGGTCGGCGGCGCGACACCGGCCGCGCAGGCGGCGGACTGGGTGACGTCGCTGCTGGACCAGGCGGGCGGGCTGTGGCTGGCCTCGCCGTTCGCCGCGCGGGCCGAGACGGTGGTCCTGCGGTGGTTGAAGGAGCTGTTCGGCCTGCCCCCGTCGTACGGCGGCGTGCTCACGCCGAGCGCGACGATGGCGAACCTGACCGGGCTGGCGTGCGCGCGGCACTGGTGGGCGGGGCGGCACGGGGTGGACGTGACGGCGGACGGCCTGGCCGGGCTGCCGCGGCTGCCGGTGTTCTCCAGCGGTTACGTGCACCCGAGCAGCCGCAAGGCGCTGCAGCTGCTCGGCCTGGGCCGGGACTCGGTGCGCGTGCTGGCCCGGGACGAGGCGGGCAGGCTGGACGTCGGGGCGCTGGACCGCGAGCTGGCGTCGTCCGGGCCCGCGGTGCTGATCGGCACCGCGGGCGAGGTCAACGGCGGCGACCACGACCCGCTCGACGAGCTGGCCGACCTGGCCGAGCGGCACGGGGCGTGGCTGCACGTGGACGGCGCGTTCGGGCTGTTCGCGGCGCTGTCGCCGCGCACGGCGGGGCTGGTGCGCGGCGTGGAGCGGGCCGACTCGGTGGCCGCGGACGGCCACAAGTGGCTGAACGTGCCGTACGAGAGCGGGATGGCGTTCGTGCGGGACCGGTCGGTGCTGGGGCGCGCGTTCGGCGGGTGGAACGCCCCGTACCTGCCGGAGCCGGACGACGAGTTCGTGAACTACAACAACCTGGGGCCGGAGTCGGCGCGGCGGGCGCGGGCGCTGCCGATCTGGGCGACGCTGCGGGCGTACGGGCGGGACGGCCACCGGGCGATGGTGGAGCGGCACCAGGACCTGGCGCTGCGCCTGGGCCGCCGGATCGCCGAGGCGCCGGACCTGGAGCTGCTGGCCCCGGTCACCCTGTTCGTCGTCTGCTTCCGCTTCCACCCGCCGGGCGTGCCCGCCGAAGACCTGGACGCCCTCAACCGCCGCCTCGGCGAGGAGCTGATCGAGGACGCCCGGGTCTACGCGGGCACCACCGTCTACCGCGGCGTGGTGGCCCTGCGGCCCGCCATCGTGAACTGGCGGACCACGGAGGAGGACGTCGACCTCCTGGCCTCCGTGGTCCGCGAGCTGGGCGCCCGCCTGCTCCGGGCGACCTGA
- a CDS encoding DEAD/DEAH box helicase translates to MNDEPDDRTSFADLGLRPELLRALSGLGYEEPTPIQREAIPPLSAGRDLLGQAATGTGKTAAFALPVLERMAGGERSRREPFALVLVPTRELAVQVSEAVHRYGRELGARVLPIYGGQPIGRQLRVLEQGVDVVVATPGRAVDHLSRGTLKLEHLEVVVLDEADEMLDMGFAEDLDTILAETPAERQTVLFSATMPGRIDRLARQHLSDPVRITIGREQAEPGEAPKVRQSAYVVPRAHKPAALGRVLDVEAPTAAIVFCRTRDEVDQLTETLNGRGYRAESLHGGISQEQRDRVMARLRNGTADLLVATDVAARGLDVEQLTHVVNYNVPSAPESYVHRIGRVGRAGREGVAITLAEPREHGMLKTIERVTKQRIQVEKVPTIADLRARRLELTRAALHESLLEDDLEHFRVVVETLTDEFDVMEVALAAVKLAHEATGAAADEEEIPEYVPRAGSGERRGRDGGGDRREPRRPRRPSAGMTRLFVGAGRSSGIRPQDLVGAIAGEARLNGRDIGAIEIADRFSLVEVPDSAAQQVIASLRGATIKGRKVTVRRERDDPR, encoded by the coding sequence ATGAACGACGAGCCCGACGACCGGACCAGCTTCGCCGACCTCGGGTTGCGCCCCGAACTCCTCCGGGCGCTGTCCGGCCTCGGCTACGAGGAGCCCACCCCCATCCAGCGCGAGGCCATCCCGCCGTTGAGCGCGGGCCGCGACCTGCTCGGGCAGGCGGCCACCGGCACCGGCAAGACGGCCGCGTTCGCGCTGCCCGTGCTGGAGCGCATGGCGGGCGGCGAGCGGTCCCGGCGGGAGCCGTTCGCGCTCGTGCTGGTGCCCACGCGGGAGCTGGCGGTGCAGGTCTCCGAGGCGGTGCACCGGTACGGCCGGGAGCTGGGCGCGCGGGTGCTGCCGATCTACGGCGGCCAGCCCATCGGGCGGCAGCTGCGGGTGCTGGAGCAGGGCGTGGACGTCGTGGTGGCCACGCCGGGTCGCGCGGTCGACCACCTCAGCCGGGGCACGCTGAAGCTGGAGCACCTGGAAGTCGTCGTGCTGGACGAGGCCGACGAGATGCTGGACATGGGCTTCGCCGAGGACCTGGACACGATCCTGGCCGAGACGCCGGCCGAGCGGCAGACGGTGCTGTTCTCGGCGACCATGCCGGGGCGCATCGACCGGCTGGCCCGCCAGCACCTGTCCGACCCGGTGCGCATCACCATCGGCCGCGAGCAGGCCGAGCCGGGCGAGGCGCCGAAGGTGCGGCAGAGCGCCTACGTCGTGCCGCGCGCGCACAAGCCGGCCGCGCTGGGCCGGGTGCTGGACGTCGAGGCGCCGACCGCGGCGATCGTGTTCTGCCGGACCCGCGACGAGGTCGACCAGCTCACCGAGACGCTGAACGGCCGCGGTTACCGGGCGGAGTCGCTGCACGGCGGCATCAGCCAGGAGCAGCGCGACCGGGTGATGGCCCGGTTGCGCAACGGCACCGCGGACCTGCTGGTGGCCACCGACGTGGCGGCCCGCGGCCTGGACGTCGAGCAGTTGACGCACGTCGTCAACTACAACGTGCCGTCCGCGCCGGAGTCGTACGTGCACCGCATCGGCCGGGTCGGCCGGGCGGGCCGCGAGGGCGTGGCGATCACCCTGGCCGAGCCGCGCGAGCACGGCATGCTCAAGACCATCGAGCGGGTCACCAAGCAGCGCATCCAGGTGGAGAAGGTCCCGACCATCGCCGACCTGCGGGCGCGCAGGCTGGAGCTGACCCGGGCCGCGCTGCACGAGAGCCTGCTGGAGGACGACCTGGAGCACTTCCGGGTCGTGGTGGAGACGCTGACCGACGAGTTCGACGTCATGGAGGTGGCGCTGGCGGCGGTCAAGCTGGCCCACGAGGCCACCGGCGCGGCGGCGGACGAGGAGGAGATCCCCGAGTACGTGCCGCGGGCGGGCTCCGGTGAGCGCCGCGGCCGCGACGGCGGCGGCGACCGCCGTGAGCCGCGCCGGCCGCGCCGCCCGTCGGCGGGGATGACCAGGCTGTTCGTCGGCGCGGGCCGCAGCTCGGGCATCCGGCCGCAGGACCTGGTCGGCGCGATCGCGGGCGAGGCCAGGCTGAACGGCCGCGACATCGGCGCGATCGAGATCGCCGACCGGTTCTCGCTGGTCGAGGTGCCGGACTCGGCGGCGCAGCAGGTCATCGCGTCACTGCGGGGCGCCACCATCAAGGGCCGCAAGGTCACCGTGCGCCGGGAGCGCGACGACCCGCGCTGA
- a CDS encoding YdcF family protein gives MIFGIAAIVPALFFVVGVLRDRRRIGNAVWLGVTLVLLLLWLVFRASANGGWSAAAVGYAFVLLLLGLGFVLPSALIVNGVVMLRREGFGLANLLSLLAGLAIFGVVAAFGFATAHTGPVVDAVIGSLLVVAAYVAFLFVSLLLYSIVYGSVGRRTGFDAVVVLGAGLSGDRVPPLLAARLDRGLSVHRREVAAGRTPLIVVSGGQGADEAVSEAAAMRDYLLRRGVPDELIVPEDRAATTEQNLRYSANLLAERGWTGRAVAVTNNYHVFRAAVLARRLRLRMQIIGAPTAWYFLPSAFLREFAALLAQNPVAHTATCGLLVALHLVLTLT, from the coding sequence ATGATCTTCGGGATCGCGGCCATCGTCCCCGCGCTGTTCTTCGTCGTCGGCGTGCTCCGCGACCGGCGGCGGATCGGCAACGCGGTGTGGCTCGGCGTGACCCTGGTGCTCCTGCTGCTCTGGCTGGTCTTCCGGGCCTCGGCCAACGGCGGGTGGTCGGCCGCCGCCGTCGGCTACGCGTTCGTGCTGCTCCTGCTGGGGCTGGGCTTCGTGCTGCCGAGCGCGCTGATCGTCAACGGCGTGGTGATGCTGCGCCGGGAGGGGTTCGGCCTGGCCAACCTGCTCTCGCTGCTGGCCGGGTTGGCGATCTTCGGCGTGGTCGCGGCGTTCGGCTTCGCCACCGCGCACACCGGGCCGGTGGTCGACGCGGTGATCGGGTCGCTGCTGGTCGTCGCGGCCTACGTGGCGTTCCTGTTCGTCAGCCTGCTGCTGTACTCGATCGTCTACGGCAGCGTCGGCCGCCGCACCGGCTTCGACGCCGTCGTGGTGCTCGGCGCGGGCCTGTCCGGCGACCGCGTCCCGCCGCTGCTGGCCGCGCGGTTGGACCGGGGCCTGAGCGTGCACCGGCGCGAGGTGGCCGCCGGCCGCACGCCGCTGATCGTCGTCTCCGGCGGGCAGGGCGCGGACGAGGCGGTGTCCGAGGCGGCGGCGATGCGCGACTACCTGCTCCGCCGCGGCGTGCCCGACGAGCTGATCGTGCCGGAGGACCGGGCGGCCACCACCGAGCAGAACCTCCGGTACAGCGCGAACCTGCTCGCCGAGCGCGGCTGGACCGGGCGGGCGGTCGCCGTGACGAACAACTACCACGTCTTCCGCGCCGCCGTGCTGGCCCGCAGGCTCCGGCTGCGGATGCAGATCATCGGCGCGCCCACGGCGTGGTACTTCCTGCCCAGCGCGTTCCTGCGCGAGTTCGCCGCGCTGCTCGCGCAGAACCCGGTCGCGCACACCGCCACGTGCGGCCTGCTGGTCGCGCTGCACCTGGTGCTGACCCTGACGTGA
- a CDS encoding prolyl oligopeptidase family serine peptidase, whose amino-acid sequence MSWTDFEWLSGAEPSPDGRSVAYLSDASGRPQPWLLPLDGTPPRLVEVPGSVRRCAWRPDGRRLLVLTDPDGREDHRLAEVDLGTGEVEWLAAEEGVRCEIGVPYGSTGQPYSPDGALLAYACNARDREVFDVLVRDLRTGDVRIALRGDDRYLPVGFSPDSRLLLVLRLHQNTEQDLFAVDLADGAVRRLTPAGGPAKHHPVGWLPDSSGLYLCTTLGRDFLGLAVLSLTGDLTWIDTPESDVDGAALSPDGTRLAWGLNEDGYTRLRWADVGGEPRDVTGLPRGVAVTEFGLDGHAPRFTAAGDLLVQLGRPDAATDLFLVDPAAGTARQLTRSGARLPGAAVPPTVVRTADGAVPCLLYRPPSASADRPAPVVMTVHGGPEAQARPVFDPLVQSLLAAGIGVLAPNVRGSSGYGLRYQRSIYRDWGGGDLADLEAAVGVLDGVPWADTTRLGVHGASYGGFAALSCLTRLPHRWRAGVSECGSADLIGDVRSFPPTWRKRAVDWIGDPDDPADAAAMTARSPLTHAHRLSAPVLIMHGENDTRVDPAESERMYRRLRELGKPARLVLHPGVGHEWDRAGLADVVGLIVSWFAEHLR is encoded by the coding sequence GTGAGCTGGACCGACTTCGAGTGGCTGTCCGGCGCCGAGCCCAGCCCCGACGGGCGGAGCGTCGCCTACCTGAGCGACGCCTCCGGACGTCCGCAACCGTGGCTGCTGCCGCTCGACGGGACGCCACCGCGACTGGTCGAGGTGCCCGGATCGGTCCGCCGGTGCGCGTGGCGGCCGGACGGCCGGCGCCTGCTGGTGCTGACCGATCCCGACGGCCGCGAGGACCACCGCCTCGCCGAGGTGGACCTCGGGACGGGCGAGGTGGAGTGGCTGGCCGCCGAGGAGGGCGTGCGGTGCGAGATCGGCGTGCCCTACGGCAGCACCGGGCAGCCCTACAGCCCGGACGGCGCGCTGCTCGCGTACGCCTGCAACGCCCGTGACCGCGAGGTGTTCGACGTGCTGGTGCGCGACCTGCGCACGGGCGACGTGCGGATCGCGCTGCGCGGCGACGACCGCTACCTGCCGGTGGGCTTCTCCCCCGACTCGCGGCTGCTGCTCGTGCTGCGGCTGCACCAGAACACCGAGCAGGACCTGTTCGCGGTCGACCTCGCCGACGGGGCGGTCCGGCGGCTCACCCCGGCCGGAGGACCGGCGAAGCACCACCCGGTCGGGTGGCTGCCCGACTCGTCCGGCCTCTACTTGTGCACGACCCTGGGCCGCGACTTCCTCGGGCTCGCGGTCCTGTCCCTGACCGGCGACCTGACCTGGATCGACACCCCCGAGTCCGATGTGGACGGGGCCGCCCTGTCACCGGACGGCACGCGGTTGGCGTGGGGCCTCAACGAGGACGGCTACACCCGGCTGAGGTGGGCCGACGTGGGCGGCGAACCGCGGGACGTGACGGGCCTGCCGCGCGGTGTCGCGGTGACCGAGTTCGGCCTCGACGGGCACGCCCCGCGGTTCACCGCGGCCGGCGACCTGCTGGTCCAGCTCGGCCGGCCGGACGCGGCGACCGACCTGTTCCTGGTGGACCCGGCCGCCGGCACGGCCCGGCAGCTCACCCGCTCCGGCGCGCGGCTGCCCGGCGCGGCCGTGCCGCCGACCGTCGTGCGCACGGCCGACGGCGCCGTGCCCTGCCTGCTCTACCGCCCGCCGTCGGCGAGCGCGGACCGCCCGGCGCCGGTGGTCATGACCGTCCACGGCGGACCGGAAGCGCAGGCGCGCCCCGTGTTCGACCCCCTGGTCCAGTCGCTCCTCGCGGCGGGCATCGGCGTGCTCGCGCCGAACGTCCGCGGGTCGTCCGGGTACGGGCTGCGCTACCAGCGGTCGATCTACCGCGACTGGGGCGGCGGCGACCTCGCCGACCTGGAGGCGGCGGTGGGCGTCCTCGACGGCGTGCCGTGGGCCGACACGACGCGGCTCGGCGTGCACGGCGCGTCGTACGGCGGCTTCGCCGCGCTGTCCTGCCTGACCAGGCTGCCGCACCGGTGGCGGGCCGGGGTGAGCGAGTGCGGGTCGGCGGACCTGATCGGCGACGTCCGGTCGTTCCCGCCGACCTGGCGCAAGCGGGCGGTCGACTGGATCGGCGACCCCGACGACCCGGCCGACGCGGCCGCGATGACCGCGCGCAGCCCGCTCACCCACGCCCACCGGCTGAGCGCGCCGGTGCTGATCATGCACGGCGAGAACGACACCAGGGTCGACCCGGCGGAGTCCGAGCGGATGTACCGGAGGCTGCGCGAGCTGGGCAAACCGGCGCGGCTGGTGCTGCACCCCGGCGTCGGCCACGAGTGGGACCGGGCCGGGTTGGCCGACGTGGTGGGCCTGATCGTCTCGTGGTTCGCCGAACACCTCCGCTGA
- a CDS encoding sigma-70 family RNA polymerase sigma factor, producing MRDDDDFDRFVTDRLDRLLRYATALTCDKHLAQDIVQDVLLRARQRWARIGAVDVPHLYVKRMVTNEYLSWRRRRAARDVSATHARLDELSPVVADHAVGHAERDAMRARIAVLPRKQRAALVLRYYEDSTDAEIAAVLGCAEATVRSHVSRALHTLRINENSPSEVLR from the coding sequence GTGCGGGACGACGACGACTTCGACCGGTTCGTCACCGATCGCCTTGATCGACTATTGCGCTACGCCACGGCGTTGACGTGCGACAAGCACCTGGCCCAGGACATCGTCCAGGACGTGCTGCTGCGCGCCAGGCAGCGGTGGGCGCGGATCGGCGCGGTGGACGTGCCGCACCTCTACGTCAAGCGGATGGTGACCAACGAGTACCTGTCGTGGCGTCGCCGGCGGGCGGCCCGGGACGTGTCGGCCACGCACGCCAGGCTGGACGAGCTGTCCCCGGTGGTGGCCGACCACGCGGTCGGGCACGCCGAGCGGGACGCGATGCGCGCCCGGATCGCCGTGCTGCCGCGCAAGCAGCGCGCCGCGCTGGTGCTGCGCTACTACGAGGACAGCACGGACGCCGAGATCGCCGCCGTCCTCGGCTGCGCGGAAGCCACCGTGCGCAGCCACGTCTCCCGAGCGCTCCACACGCTGCGGATCAACGAGAACAGCCCGTCGGAGGTGCTGCGATGA
- a CDS encoding DUF4032 domain-containing protein gives MRFLFRPPATEAGGLLALPWDRPLEEWDERLLLTVPQRGISRHVVRFVASEGRVYALKEIAESLARHEYAVLGELEREGMPSVTVLGLCVDRPEDQQAILVTRYLEHSMSYRYLFSGPRDEHSADRLVDVLVELLVRLHLSGTFWGDCSLSNTLFRLDAGGLAAYLVDAETVERHPQLSAGQRTYDVDLARERIGGELMDLEAGGLLPADIDPVEVADSVPRRYAALWDEVTREEFFRLDEQRYRVAERLRRLNDLGFDVGEVELVTSDSGARLRVDIRVAEIGQSRRELFKLTGLEVQEGQARRLLNDLRSFRAYLEQRDGAPVPETTAGHLWRNEVYDPVVAAVPRDLLGVLAPAELFHEVLVHRWYLSENAGRDVGTTAALRSYLATVLPDREAAADEAAADQDEVD, from the coding sequence ATGCGATTCCTCTTCCGCCCACCCGCCACCGAGGCGGGCGGGCTGCTCGCGCTGCCGTGGGACCGACCGCTGGAGGAGTGGGACGAGCGGCTGCTGCTGACCGTCCCCCAGCGGGGCATCTCGCGGCACGTCGTGCGGTTCGTGGCCAGCGAGGGTCGGGTCTACGCGCTCAAGGAGATCGCCGAGTCGCTGGCCAGGCACGAGTACGCGGTGCTCGGCGAGCTGGAGCGGGAGGGGATGCCCTCGGTGACGGTGCTCGGGCTGTGCGTCGACCGCCCGGAGGACCAGCAGGCGATCCTCGTCACCCGCTACCTAGAGCACTCGATGTCCTACCGCTACCTGTTCTCCGGCCCGCGCGACGAGCACTCGGCCGACCGGCTGGTGGACGTGCTGGTCGAACTGCTGGTGCGGCTGCACCTGTCCGGCACGTTCTGGGGCGACTGCTCGCTGTCGAACACGCTGTTCCGGCTGGACGCGGGCGGCCTGGCCGCGTACCTGGTGGACGCCGAGACCGTCGAGCGGCACCCGCAGCTGTCCGCCGGCCAGCGCACCTACGACGTCGACCTGGCGCGCGAGCGCATCGGCGGCGAGCTGATGGACCTCGAAGCGGGCGGCCTGCTGCCCGCCGACATCGACCCGGTCGAGGTCGCCGACAGCGTGCCCCGCCGGTACGCGGCGCTGTGGGACGAGGTGACCCGGGAGGAGTTCTTCCGGCTGGACGAGCAGCGCTACCGGGTCGCCGAGCGGCTGCGCAGGCTCAACGACCTGGGCTTCGACGTCGGCGAGGTGGAGCTGGTCACCTCCGACAGCGGCGCGCGGCTGCGGGTCGACATCCGGGTCGCCGAGATCGGCCAGAGCCGCCGCGAGCTGTTCAAGCTCACCGGCCTGGAGGTGCAGGAGGGCCAGGCCCGGCGGCTGCTCAACGACCTGCGCTCGTTCCGCGCGTACCTGGAGCAGCGCGACGGCGCGCCGGTGCCCGAGACGACGGCCGGCCACCTGTGGCGCAACGAGGTGTACGACCCGGTCGTCGCCGCCGTGCCGCGCGACCTGCTGGGGGTGCTGGCGCCGGCGGAGCTGTTCCACGAGGTCCTGGTGCACCGCTGGTACCTGTCCGAGAACGCGGGCCGCGACGTCGGCACCACGGCCGCGCTGCGGTCCTACCTCGCCACCGTGCTGCCGGACCGCGAGGCGGCGGCGGACGAGGCGGCGGCGGACCAGGACGAGGTGGACTGA
- a CDS encoding Gfo/Idh/MocA family protein: protein MKPLRWGVLGATSHIASRVVPAIHRTPGNAVAAVAARAGRLAAAAEVARPFGARVHDGYDALLADPGVDAVYIALPNTQHVPWTLRSLEAGKHVLVEKPMALSEEDCVRVERAAADLVVMEAYMYRFHPQQTRAAALLASGEIGELRVVRSAFAYPTATGGNIRFDPALGGGATWDVGCYAFDVPLWAFDAEPRAVRARFHSREVDLSAVAALDFGDGRSAVLDYSLEYGPRAAYEFQGTRGSISVRNAWTRPDEEGSITVVTLDGVREEVVPASDAYAHQAAAFAEAVREKVTPLVSPAHSARTARVGQALVRSAATDAEVHLRRRP from the coding sequence GTGAAGCCGCTGCGCTGGGGTGTCCTCGGGGCCACCTCCCACATCGCGAGCCGGGTCGTCCCCGCGATCCACCGCACGCCCGGCAACGCGGTCGCCGCGGTGGCCGCCCGCGCCGGTCGCCTGGCCGCGGCGGCGGAGGTGGCGCGGCCGTTCGGGGCGCGGGTGCACGACGGCTACGACGCGCTGCTGGCCGACCCGGGCGTCGACGCCGTGTACATCGCGCTGCCCAACACGCAGCACGTGCCGTGGACGTTGCGCTCGCTCGAAGCGGGCAAGCACGTGCTGGTGGAGAAGCCGATGGCGCTGTCCGAAGAGGACTGCGTCCGGGTCGAGCGCGCCGCCGCCGACCTCGTGGTGATGGAGGCGTACATGTACCGCTTCCACCCGCAGCAGACCCGGGCGGCCGCGCTGCTCGCGTCCGGCGAGATCGGCGAGCTGCGGGTGGTGCGGTCGGCGTTCGCGTACCCGACGGCCACCGGGGGCAACATCCGGTTCGACCCGGCGCTGGGCGGCGGCGCGACGTGGGACGTCGGCTGCTACGCGTTCGACGTGCCGCTGTGGGCGTTCGACGCCGAGCCGCGCGCGGTGCGGGCCCGGTTCCACTCGCGGGAGGTGGACCTGAGCGCGGTGGCTGCCCTGGACTTCGGCGACGGCCGCTCGGCGGTGCTGGACTACAGCCTGGAGTACGGGCCGCGGGCCGCGTACGAGTTCCAGGGCACGCGCGGTTCGATCTCCGTGCGCAACGCGTGGACCCGGCCGGACGAGGAGGGGTCGATCACGGTCGTCACGCTGGACGGCGTGCGGGAGGAGGTCGTCCCGGCGTCGGACGCCTACGCGCACCAGGCCGCCGCGTTCGCCGAGGCGGTCCGCGAGAAGGTCACGCCGCTGGTGTCGCCGGCCCACTCCGCGCGCACCGCCAGGGTCGGCCAGGCCCTGGTCCGCTCGGCCGCGACGGACGCCGAGGTCCACCTCCGCCGCCGCCCCTGA
- a CDS encoding LCP family protein has protein sequence MTGSRQEALIREAIAAEADQAVDHRAVLAGLRDGQARRRRPFALFAAAGLTAAAAVVAVVVPLGADRGAAPDPAATGGAPGTVLLAGLDDTGNTDLVVLARVGPDGTTSAASVPRDSLVDVPGGGVDKVSAVFRRARSAAEAEGRDGAAAGAEALVAAVESLTGVEVDHHATVDTAGFTALAEAVDGVDVCLRAAARDEHSGVDLPAGPQTVRGAQVLAFLRQRHGLPGGDLDRIARHQAFLRSVAAELAGDADPAALARVVDAVRDNVRTDPGWDLAGFARRLGPTVRTATIPVEGVADTDRGQGLVVDPAAVREFMAGFFADDAPADTPTSAPAGAPTDAPTDAPSDPPVDTPTGAPADTATVPPTGAPAVPPAVPPAGTATEVPAGCVR, from the coding sequence ATGACCGGTTCCCGCCAGGAGGCCCTGATCCGCGAGGCCATCGCGGCCGAGGCCGACCAGGCCGTCGACCACCGCGCCGTGCTCGCCGGCCTGCGCGACGGGCAGGCCCGGCGGCGGCGGCCGTTCGCGCTGTTCGCCGCGGCCGGGCTGACCGCGGCGGCGGCGGTCGTCGCGGTGGTCGTGCCGCTCGGCGCGGACCGGGGCGCGGCGCCGGACCCGGCCGCGACCGGCGGCGCGCCGGGGACCGTGCTGCTGGCCGGTCTGGACGACACCGGGAACACCGACCTGGTCGTGCTCGCCCGGGTCGGCCCGGACGGCACGACCAGCGCGGCCTCGGTGCCGCGCGACTCGTTGGTCGACGTCCCGGGCGGGGGTGTCGACAAGGTGAGCGCGGTGTTCCGCCGGGCCCGCTCGGCGGCCGAGGCCGAGGGGCGGGACGGCGCCGCCGCGGGCGCGGAGGCCCTGGTGGCGGCGGTCGAGTCGCTGACCGGCGTGGAGGTCGACCACCACGCGACCGTCGACACGGCCGGGTTCACCGCGCTGGCCGAGGCGGTGGACGGCGTGGACGTCTGCCTGCGGGCCGCCGCCCGCGACGAGCACTCCGGCGTCGACCTGCCCGCCGGGCCGCAGACGGTGCGCGGCGCGCAGGTGCTGGCGTTCCTGCGGCAGCGGCACGGGCTGCCCGGCGGCGACCTGGACCGGATCGCGCGGCACCAGGCGTTCCTGCGCTCGGTCGCGGCGGAGCTGGCGGGCGACGCCGACCCGGCGGCCCTGGCGCGGGTGGTCGACGCGGTGCGGGACAACGTGCGCACCGACCCCGGCTGGGACCTGGCGGGGTTCGCCCGGCGGCTGGGCCCGACCGTGCGGACCGCGACCATCCCGGTCGAGGGGGTGGCCGACACCGACCGGGGCCAGGGGCTGGTGGTCGACCCGGCGGCGGTCCGGGAGTTCATGGCCGGGTTCTTCGCCGACGACGCACCCGCTGACACACCCACCAGCGCACCCGCCGGCGCGCCCACTGACGCGCCCACTGACGCGCCCTCCGACCCGCCTGTCGACACACCCACCGGCGCACCTGCCGACACGGCCACCGTGCCGCCCACCGGCGCACCCGCCGTGCCGCCCGCCGTGCCGCCCGCCGGAACCGCCACCGAAGTCCCCGCCGGCTGCGTGCGGTAG
- a CDS encoding ArsR/SmtB family transcription factor, translating to MPPPDHPARDATVEELKALAHPLRWRVLRLCLDRAWTNKELSDRLGVAPATVLRHVRALVKTGFLAAEPVRSGARGALERPYRATGRTWRLGLVDVEGEGLAQRVDLALLAAHRAEVAEAGPDANRETARGVLRLGAASQAELKARVEELIAEFAERDEPDGEALSYLWSVVARLER from the coding sequence GTGCCGCCGCCCGATCACCCCGCCCGCGACGCCACGGTGGAGGAGCTGAAGGCGCTCGCGCACCCGCTGCGGTGGCGCGTCCTGCGGCTGTGCCTGGACCGGGCGTGGACCAACAAGGAGCTGTCGGACCGGCTGGGCGTCGCGCCGGCGACCGTGCTGCGGCACGTGCGGGCGCTGGTGAAGACCGGGTTCCTGGCCGCCGAGCCGGTGCGCAGCGGTGCGCGGGGCGCGTTGGAGCGGCCGTACCGGGCGACCGGTCGGACGTGGCGGCTCGGCCTGGTGGACGTCGAGGGGGAGGGGCTGGCGCAGCGGGTGGACCTGGCGCTGCTGGCCGCGCACCGGGCCGAGGTGGCGGAGGCCGGTCCGGACGCCAACCGCGAGACGGCCAGGGGCGTGCTGCGCCTGGGGGCGGCTTCGCAGGCGGAGCTGAAGGCCCGGGTGGAGGAGCTGATCGCCGAGTTCGCCGAGCGCGACGAGCCCGACGGCGAGGCGTTGAGCTACCTGTGGTCCGTCGTGGCCCGCTTGGAGCGGTAG